From Butyricimonas paravirosa, one genomic window encodes:
- a CDS encoding tetratricopeptide repeat protein, with product MNIEEVKQLAKQGDREGAIAMLRQMLEQNEGERELVLLELGVVYNAMGETTQAINHLNEVMRINPENTKAKAYLDMINGILDYYCKDLLNP from the coding sequence ATGAATATAGAAGAAGTAAAACAACTGGCAAAACAAGGCGATCGGGAAGGTGCAATTGCCATGCTCCGGCAAATGTTGGAACAGAATGAAGGAGAACGGGAACTCGTGCTGTTGGAACTGGGAGTGGTGTATAATGCCATGGGGGAGACAACGCAAGCGATAAACCATCTGAATGAGGTGATGCGTATAAATCCTGAAAATACAAAGGCGAAGGCCTATCTGGATATGATTAACGGGATTCTTGATTATTATTGTAAGGACTTGTTGAATCCCTGA